AACGTGGTTGACCTTTTTCAAATACTGGAGCTGGAGCAATTGCCCATTTACCTGCTTGATCAGGCATATATTGTAAAAATCTTGACATGTACCACATAGCTTTAATTACAACTGCATAATCTCCATTATTTATTGCACCTTCAGCATCTGTTGTATCAGGTTGTCCACCTGGAATAGTTGCTATAGCATGTGCATCTTGCATATCTCTTAAAGTAGTAAGTGCCTTAACCATTTGAGGGCTGTTTAATTGAGGCTTTCCATTAGCATCAGTATAGTCTGATTTTTGTTCAGCTAACATAAGACTTGTTTGCCAAGCAGCACTTGTATCTGCTGTACCAAAGTTTTTACCAGTTGCAGCATAATATTTAGCACCTGCTTTCTTGAAATCATCCCATGTTACTATAGTTTTATAATCAATACCTGCTTTTTCTAAAAGTTCAGTGTTGTAATATGCAACTGTTGCACCAACATGGTAATCAAATCCATACACATGGTTATCCTTACTATAAAGTTCGACACGCGATTTAACTACCTTGTCCTTATAAGGCACAAAAACATCATCAAGCGGTTCAAATTGTGGGTCTCCTTTTAAGAAGTTAGGAAATTTACCTACTTCTACATCCGCTACATCAGGAGCTCCTTGTCCGGACAAGAGGGCTGATTGTAATTTATTATGCATATCATCATAAGGAAGAACTGTAAATTTAATATTAAGTTTCTTGTCAGGATTCTTTTGGTTCCACTTGTCTAGCATCTTTTGAAAAAAAGTAGCATGCATATCAACAAAAGTCCACATTTCTAATTGATCCCCCGAATTAGATGCTGCATCTTTTTTTCCATCATTACTTGAACTTGTTGATGCGGTATTTCCACCACATCCAATCAACATAGATGCTGCAAGAGTTGTTGTAACAACAGCAGTTGCAAGTTTTTTTAATATTTTTACACTTTTCATATTATTTACCTCCCATTTTCAAATAAAATCAATATATTTATGACCATTGTCTTCATATAGTTGTAAATACATAATACAAAAACAATGCTTAAATCATATTTCACTTTACTTTTTTAAAATAAATATATAACCATAAAGATATTTATTTTAAAATATATTAAACTATATATTTTAGATAGTTTAATACCCAATAACCATATTTTATATTAAATGTAAATTATTTTTAAATTTAATGCATATTTCTACACTTTTCCCTTTTTATAATCGTTTTCATTTGTTGTAATATTTAATTTCATTCTTTTTATACTTTAATTATATACCGATTAATTCCAAAGTCAATAGTTTTGCATCATGTTTATCTAAATTATTTTAAATATATTTAAAGTATATTAGCACTATCATTACCTCTCTACATCATGTACATTTATATACTATTGCAGGTAATTTTATCTAATGTTATACTATTTCTAAATTTATACAAAATCATGAATTCTAATATTTTAAGGAGACTACGTTATGCGCATATTAAAAATACTTACTGCAAATTTTGAAAAAGAAGGGCCTGGAATAAACAAAAATGATCCCCAAAAGGAAGGCTTCTCTTTATTTTTAGAAATTCTTATTTTGCGATTTTGGGACATTATTAAGTTAAATTTGATTTTTATCCTATATTGTATACCTATAGTGACCATAGGTCCTGCTCTTGCTGCTATGACTTCTATTACAATCTCCATGATTCAAAGGAAACATATTTATATTTTCTCTGATTTTCATAAAGCCTTCAAAAGTAACTTTAAACAATCTTTTATAGCAGGAATTATATATATCATAACAATTGTTATTTTAAGTTATTCACTAGCTTACTATTATAAACTGGCTCAAAATAATTACTTCTTTTATTCTATATTCTTTTTTTGTTTTTTTCTTTCAGTTTTCGTAGGACTTGCTTGGTTATATGTTTATCCACTTATAACAACTGTACATCTTTCATTAAAAGATATTTTCAAAAACTCCATTCTCCTATCAATAGTATGTTTTAAAAACACTTTACTAGGAGCTTTAGTATACTGGTTAATTGTTAGTGTTAATATTTTATTTTTCCCTCTAGCACTTCCATTTTATATATTATTATCTTTTGGCATTCTTTCTTTTATAGGAAGCTTTGCTACCTATAAAGGAATCGAGACTTTCATTATAAAATAAAAAATGTATATTAAAGGATATAAATCCTTTAATATACACTTTCTATAATCAGTCTATTATTTTTTCATCTTTGTTAAATTTTAAATAAAACTTAAAATTTAATTACGCGAGCTTTCCCTTTAGAACTTTATTGAATAATGATAATTGCTAATTACTAATTTAACATTATAAATTAGTAATTGTATATTCAAATTCTATAAATTAATCACTAGTTCTACAGGACAATGGTCTGATCCCATTACTTCCGTATGAATTTTAGCAGCTTCCAATTTATCTTTCAAACTTTCTGATGTTAAAAAGTAATCTATTCTCCATCCTGCATTATTAGCTCTTGCATTAAATCTATATGACCACCAAGAATATACACCTTCTACATCTGGGTAAAAGTGTCTATATGTATCAATAAAGCCTGCCTCCAATAATTCAGACATCTTATCTCTTTCTTCATCTGTGAAGCCAGCATTTCTTCTATTTGCTTTAGGATTTTTAAGATCAATTTCCTTATGGGCAACATTTAAATCACCACAAACTATAACCGGTTTCTTTTCTTCAAGTTCCTTTAAATATTTTCTAAAAACATCTTCCCATACCATTCTATAATCTAATCTTTCAAGTGCTTGCTTAGAATTAGGAGTATATACAGTAACTAAATAAAAATCATCATATTCAGCAGTGATAACTCTTCCTTCATTATCATGCTCACTTATACCGATGCCTTTTTTTACGCTTATAGGCTCTTCTTTAGTAAAAACCGCTGTACCAGAATACCCCTTTTTCTCTGCGTAATTCCAGTAAGATTTATAACCTTCCAAATCCAAATCAATTTGTCCCTCTTGAAGCTTACTTTCTTGAATACAAAATATATCCGCATCAACTTCTTTAAAAAAATCTAAAAACCCTTTGCCAGCACAAGCTCTTAATCCATTAACATTCCACGAAATTAATTTCTTCAATATTATATCCTCCGTATTTTCATAAATTCTAATCAATAATAATTATTATATACTAAAATCTTAATATAATCTACTCACTCTCATACATATTTTTTATTAATTTTCCATCTTCATTTAGAAATACCAAAATAATTCCCACAATCTCAATTAACCACTAACTGTAAATTGTAAACTGAACTAAGTTCTATGTAATATGTAAAATAAACAAAAGTGATGTAATTATTGTAATACTTATAGGAATAGATAGAGAATTCACCACACCTGCTAAGCCCTCATCTCCCTTACACATTCCTGTAAATACTGGAGATAGTACAGAAATCGGTCCAAAAACCAATATTATTAAAACATGCTTTATATCCATTGAAAATGGAAGCAAGTAATAAATTATTAGTGCAAAAATAAACGAACTTATATAACGGATACTTAACATAAATACAACTTTAAATAATTGTTCTCGTTTAAAATTACATTCAAATACCATGCCTATCATAAGCATTGATAAAAAAGCATTACCCATACTTAAATTTGAAGTAATACTAAAAATCACTTGCGGTAATTTAATTCCAGTTAAAGTTATAATAAACATAAGTAAATATGTATCAAATGGTACAGATGAAAATATTTTTCTAAGAAATCCCCTGATGCTTTGCTTCCCTCCTTCTCCTGAAACTCCAGAAGCTATTGCATATGTTCCTCCAGTACACATTATGGAATTTCCTGTATCAAAAAGACTAGCAATTCCAACTGCATACGGCCCTAAAAAACTTTGAACATAC
The window above is part of the Clostridium saccharoperbutylacetonicum N1-4(HMT) genome. Proteins encoded here:
- a CDS encoding ABC transporter substrate-binding protein, encoding MKSVKILKKLATAVVTTTLAASMLIGCGGNTASTSSSNDGKKDAASNSGDQLEMWTFVDMHATFFQKMLDKWNQKNPDKKLNIKFTVLPYDDMHNKLQSALLSGQGAPDVADVEVGKFPNFLKGDPQFEPLDDVFVPYKDKVVKSRVELYSKDNHVYGFDYHVGATVAYYNTELLEKAGIDYKTIVTWDDFKKAGAKYYAATGKNFGTADTSAAWQTSLMLAEQKSDYTDANGKPQLNSPQMVKALTTLRDMQDAHAIATIPGGQPDTTDAEGAINNGDYAVVIKAMWYMSRFLQYMPDQAGKWAIAPAPVFEKGQPRSVGLGGTGTVVTKTAKNKQNLKEFIAYAKLSEDGERAIWDDLGFDPINTDLWNDKTLTQNKDNKFIKYFKTNPFDTLNEIKNEISLIKSNQAMPSINNVLCTVTLNSIFEDKKDIKQALDEAQQQVENELK
- a CDS encoding DUF624 domain-containing protein gives rise to the protein MRILKILTANFEKEGPGINKNDPQKEGFSLFLEILILRFWDIIKLNLIFILYCIPIVTIGPALAAMTSITISMIQRKHIYIFSDFHKAFKSNFKQSFIAGIIYIITIVILSYSLAYYYKLAQNNYFFYSIFFFCFFLSVFVGLAWLYVYPLITTVHLSLKDIFKNSILLSIVCFKNTLLGALVYWLIVSVNILFFPLALPFYILLSFGILSFIGSFATYKGIETFIIK
- a CDS encoding exodeoxyribonuclease III, with translation MILKKLISWNVNGLRACAGKGFLDFFKEVDADIFCIQESKLQEGQIDLDLEGYKSYWNYAEKKGYSGTAVFTKEEPISVKKGIGISEHDNEGRVITAEYDDFYLVTVYTPNSKQALERLDYRMVWEDVFRKYLKELEEKKPVIVCGDLNVAHKEIDLKNPKANRRNAGFTDEERDKMSELLEAGFIDTYRHFYPDVEGVYSWWSYRFNARANNAGWRIDYFLTSESLKDKLEAAKIHTEVMGSDHCPVELVINL
- a CDS encoding AEC family transporter, which codes for MSIRDEIFLEFFKLRCAILINTYIHKRKGDMMGEILIKAFSFILIIIIGNVLKRIGIFGAKDYKIVTKIIMNITLPCALITGFANFKMDTSMLLIVLFGFLANIIMSTTGYILARNKDGKEKAFNMLNLAGYNIGCFTLPYVQSFLGPYAVGIASLFDTGNSIMCTGGTYAIASGVSGEGGKQSIRGFLRKIFSSVPFDTYLLMFIITLTGIKLPQVIFSITSNLSMGNAFLSMLMIGMVFECNFKREQLFKVVFMLSIRYISSFIFALIIYYLLPFSMDIKHVLIILVFGPISVLSPVFTGMCKGDEGLAGVVNSLSIPISITIITSLLFILHIT